The Pyrus communis chromosome 14, drPyrComm1.1, whole genome shotgun sequence sequence CATAGTGTCCAGAGATGTGAGATTTGATGAATTCACTCCCTATTTTCCAAAAAACTCTGAGTCTATTTTGCAAGGAGAGAGTTTCTTGGATTCATTTCCACTTCCCACTCCAGCTGAAGTACATGAATGTAGCTCCCAATTGCGTCATATTAATCACACTGATGATCATGTGAGTTGTGAAAATCTCACATATCTTTCTCAAGCTCAAGATCAACTCCAAGAAATTGTGATTGCTCCTAGGAGAAACCCTACCAGATATAGGCAACCACCTGCAAGGTTTCAAGAGTATGTTGCTTATACTGCAAGGCATCCTATTTCTCAAGCTATTACTTATAAAAACTTGTCTCCATCTCATGCATCTTTCCTTAGTCAATTGTCAAATGAAATTGAACCTAAAAGTTTTAAGAAGCTAGTGTCAATCCAATATGGTAAGAAGCAATGCACGAAGAACTCAAGGCCTTGAATGATAATCACACATGGAGTGTTGTCAAGCTTCCCCAATGGAAGAAAGTTGTGGGAAATAAGTGGATTTACAAGACTAAATTTCACTCTGATGGTGCAATTGAAAGGCACAAGGCCAGAATAGTAGCTAGAGGATTCACTCAAACATATGGCATTGATTGCAAGGAGACATTTGCTCATGTTGCCAAGATGAACACTGTGAGAGTTCTACTTTCTGTGGTTGTTAATCATGAATGGCCCTTGttccaaatggatgtgaagaatgcctttcttcatggtGACCTCGAAGAAGAGGTATAGATGAGATTACCACTAGGGCATCCTCAAGAGAATGAACCTATTATGGTCTGCAAACTTCACAAGCCATAAACAGACTTAAGTAATCTTCTCGTGCATGGTACTCCAAACTAAGCTCAGTTTTGGAAGCTACATGATTCAAAAGAAGTCATGATGATTCTTCCTTATTTGTACGAATTGGTTCAGTTGGTAAACTTGTGGTACTTATATATGTTGATAATTTGATCATTACAGGAGATAATGTTGATGAATTTCATGCTCTCAAGCAATCTCTTCACCACAAATTTGCAATCAAAGATTTGGGAGTtctcaaatattttcttggGATTAAGATGACTATTTCTAATAAGGGTCTGTTcttaaatcaaagaaaatatgtcTTCTTGAAGAGGCAAAAATGATGGACTCCAAACCTGCTCGTACTCCTCTAGTCAGCAAGCTCAAGTTGGATGTTGAAGGAGAACCACTAACTAATCTCAGCACTTATCAAAGATTAGTTGGGAAACTCATTTATCTTACTATTACGAGACCCGACATCACTTATGCAATGAGTCTCATTAGTCAGTTCATGCATTCTCCTACCTCACTTCACTGGGAAATGGTTAAAAGACTTCTCAGGTACCTTAAAGGCTTAGTGGGAAAGGGCATTCTCATGAAGAAAAATGGTTCAACTCACATTATGGGCTACATCGATGCTAACTGGGCAGGTAATGCCCTTGCTCGCAAATCTACCACAGGTTTTGCACCTTcgttgagggcaatcttgttaCATGGAAGAGCAAGAAGCAAGCTGTGATAGCTAGGTCAAGTGTCGAAGCTGAGTACCATGCGATGGCATCCACTGCTTGTGAGTTTATTTGGTTAAAAAGTCTTCTTGTAGACCTAGGTTTTCCAAACACTCAACCGATGTATTTGCACTGTGATAAACAAGATGCCATGCACATTGCATCGAATCCGGTATTTCgggaaagaacaaaacacattgAAATGGATTGCCACTACATTCGTGCCCAAGTTCAAGCCAAGGTGATTGAAACCATCTTCACTCGAAGCCATTATCAACTGgcagatattttcacaaaaacccTAGAGGCTATTCAATTTCAAAGGTTGTTTTGcaagcttggatcaatcaaCCCCCTTAATCCAACTTGAAGAGGTGTGTTGAAAGAAGTCATCAGTGGTCAAGGTACAAGTTGCATCTGCAATTTCATCTACTCACATGTGAGTTGCAGCCGCCACTGTGCATCCTTGTGTCACTTGGTGAATAGGATAAAGCTGCACCTGTAGCTCCATCCCTCCCATGCTGTGTTGCAGTTGCTCCATGCATCTTTCTCCATAGTTTTGGTATTCATGATTTACCTAGAAACTTGTATCTAGTTTAGTTGGTTTAACTAGTGGCCTATTTTAGTGGCTTGTAGCTGTTTTTGTCTTTTGCTGCTAGTCTTGCTCGGCCTCTCTATAAAAAGCCCTCACTTATAATTGTCACATATGAATGAATATACAAACAACCATTTGAACTAGAAATCAACAGTTGATTTTCCATAAGGTAAGCTTGTAATTGTTTTtgtctctttcttcttccacaAGTCACTGCGGTTACTGTATCGATTCTGTCATATGTGTCTGTTTGGTTTTCTCTCTTGTGTCTAGTTACTTGGTGCCGATGGTGATAAAGATAAGTTTTGTTGTTCTACTGTTGGATTTTGGGATAAATAGGTGGAATTATGCAGGTTAGGACAGGAATCTGACTTTGgttttttaatgttatttatatGACTTGGGAGGTTCTTAGTGTCTGTGGTTTCTTTTCATGAAAGAAGATTTTCGTATCTATTTGGTTTAGTAATTTATTAAAAGCTTACTTATTATCCTATCAAAAGCTTTTTGGTGCATGGTTTCTATTAGATTTAAGAAAACCTTTTCATCTCTTGCAAGCTCTTACGTCGAAGATCAGTTTTGTCCTGTTATATTGGATAGTTACAGATTATAACTTTAGGGAGATTGGGTGTATTTTGGTTTTCAATGATCACCGATTCCAGCGATGATTCGAGTTAATTCTTCccagtttgaattttttttattttttttctgatgATGAACAGAGACTAATCTAGCTACAAGGATCATAACGGGAAGTATGATACTCCAATTTGAGTATTTTTTTGGCTTACTCCTAAATAGTTCGAAATTCCttgttcttctttctcttcctcattCTACGCCAATCCTGCTTGCTTTTGTTGCAATAACACACATAAGTTGTAACATTTATTAGCTTAACATGCTGTTGTCCAGTTAAATCTTTTAACTTCTGTAAGTTGTTATATGAGCATATTTTCGTTCTAACATCCACTACTGTTTCTGCAGGTGGGTTTCCTGTGTACCCCGCTCTGGGAGAGTTAATGCCTCATATACTGACTGTTGAGCGTGGGGAGGTAATGTTAGATACATCTGTGAGAATGTCTCAAGGCCATTTTGATTAGTTATTCTCAATTCTTatgttcttttttctctttttgcagAACATTCTTAGTCAGTTACTTTTATTATCTCAATCAACTAATCGAGCAATGTGCATTCTTTCTGCTGTGGGTGTGGTTTCTATCGTTTGTATCCGCAAACTTTCTGGATCTTATCTGAGATTCAAGGCATGATTCTCACACAGAATTCTTTTACCGATTCCTTTTCCtttaattcatttatttcaaTTGATTGGTAGATTTTTATTAGCAGTTAGTAGCTTACAATTTCCAAACATAACTCGAACTCAACACGACATCAGTTGGTTAAAGTTGACCACTAGTTGAGAAAATTCATAAAACTTTTAACTGGAACGATGAACATGTCGCATGTTAGTGTTAAACCTCAAGCAACTGGATCCTGACATGACTAACATTTTAACTGGTATTTTATGAAGAAAATAATTGCTTGAACCTTGTTCAATGAAGCATACTATGATTAGCAACTAAGAAACTGGTGAGATAAAATGAAGCCATGGCTAGAGTAattctttcttccttgttttcTTCCTTCATGCAGGGTCCATTTCAGATTCTCTCTCTATCTGGAACGTTTGTATATGGTTCAACGCGAAACCCACTTGAAAAAAGTTGGATGATAAACGTTTTGCTGGCTAATCATGATGGGAAAGCTTTCGGTGGTTCTGTAGCCGGTTTTATGATAGCTGCTGAGCCTGTTCAAGTAAGTCCTTTCTTTTGACCATGGAAGTAGAATTACATAATTTGCTTTTACAGTTCCCGTCGTACTATTCTGGAAACCTAATGCTTGTTACGAACTCTAGTTTTTTCAAGTTAAAAAGTGCTTGTGGTAATTCCTTATGACCTTAAACTATTAGCTTGATTTAATAGTTTTATAGGATTTCAAGAATTAATTAGTCCTATTCACAATCACTCTGAAGTTCCATTACATTTAAAGCAGAACTTTTATAATTACTGTCACTCTTAATTTGGATTGTTTTGATTTATCAGATTGTTGTTGGAAGTTTTGAGCAAGGTAccagaaaggaaaggaaaaagagccGCCGGGCCGGATCTTCTTACCCATCGAGGGTGCCAGGAAATGCAGGCATTACAAAGGCTACGCCCTTGATAATGATTCCTCCAAAGGCAAAGAACGATGAGATATGCACTTCACCTGCATCTGCTCTCTTGGAAACTCCAGCTAATAGTGGATCAGGTCATCTCATTGGTGCAAACAGCATAAATCCTGCTTCTCTACCGAGTTTTGGTCAGAATGTTAACCCTGCTTCTCCACCGGATTTTGGCCAGAATGTTAACCCTGCTTCTCCAACGGGTTTTAATATGAAATTCAATCCTGCTTCACTACCGGGTTTTGGTCAGAATGTCCTGCAGTCAATGCTGGGTCCAGGAACATCTATTGACATCATCCCTTTTGTTCCTTAGACATAGGGGTAGCTCTatttctgtctctctctcacataCACGCACACACATACAAAGTCACTGACAAGGGTAGACTGATATCTTTTGTTTCAAACTTGTTCAGGTCTATTCTGAGCTTTTGACTTGAAGAAGAAGTGTGTTATTCAGTTTGCAAGCCCACAGTGCAAGATTTCTATCGGCGTTTGATATGCCCGTAAACGAGACCTTGGACCTGTTATCGTCGTTGTTTTTATGTTGTAACTTATTATGGATTTTGCGCTTTGGATTAGGGGTCGGTATTTTGAACTTCTTGTTGCATGAGGATAGCTTAAGATTTTATGATAGGAAACAGACATGAGATCAAATTTCTAATGCAATTTTATATCTTGAGACATTCGAAATTAAATCATGGATATTTCTGCAGTACATATTATTTCACACCTACTTTTGCAAAGATGGCACAACATCATACATAGACGCATTATATTGTGTTGATTTCAACCATTTGTTAGATTGCAGATTGTCTTGCACCTACTGTTGCAAGTAAAAATAAGAATCGCTGCAAATAGTAGATGCATAACATTATGCACATTGGAACGGCGATCAAATACTTTAGTTACAAGGGAAATCCAACCTAGGATCTACACTTCATCCAGCTTGTCTATGCCACTTGAGCGAAAGCAAGCAATATTTGCTTAATGGTGTTCATACATTAGCAAACAACTGATAAGTTTTGGCATCGAGGCTTATTTGTCTTACAGCAGCAATTGCAGCTAGAACCCCCAAGATTGAGAAAACCACTGCAATAGTGGTGTTTAAAACGAAAATGGGGCTTCTTTTAGATGGCTTGAAGGTCAAGTTATAGAGCACAACAGGCAAGATGAAGTCAAGGGGGATGTAACCAAAAGCCCCAATAACTTCATTGATGTCCCCGAAAAATGGAAGCATTGCTGCTATAATGGTAGCTAAGATGACAGACATCGAGCGAGATACTGCCCGCGGGATCACATTGCGAGCAGAGAACTCTTTGCTAGTTGGATCTGCAAATGCTCGCTCAAGAACTTCGTTTGTGGGCTGGAGATAAACCTGCAAACCAAGCAAGTGGATTAGTGTTTTGCTCCGTGTTTGAAGAAGAGATTTCGGGTGGTGGTGTTCGATTAATTTCTTACCACGCCAACCGTTGATAGTTGGAGTATGGTGAAAAGGTTGATCATGAAGATGAACCACTTTGGCACCAAAGGTTTGCCATCATCCAAGAAGTTACTAAGGATGAGGCCTTCAGATTGGTTGCCAAATGCCCAATAGCCAGAGATGGTAACACTGAAGAAAGTCATCGTCACAACTGCATAACAAACACATAGTCCCTTGAACATCTTTCCCTTCACTGGTGGTGCTATTGTTGCCTATTACCAAAAATCCTACAATTATTAGTTCCAAAAATCCAGAAGATAAAGTTACATGTTTGAGCCTACTAGGGTGTGTTTATGAGTAGTTTTGAtcatttcaaaagcacttttggcTGTGAATGGCTGAAATATGAAaaattgattttcggttggacTTTGGGTGCTTCTTGTACAAGGATCTGATAACGCTTTTCTATGAAATGA is a genomic window containing:
- the LOC137715172 gene encoding GABA transporter 1-like isoform X2 encodes the protein MGTLPPTSVAVDDDRVDDAKVGREEADHDHEQKQLDAGARFVLKSKGPRWSRYFVGPIQFLVCYGAVVAFTLLGGQCMKAVYLLTNPNGTMKLYEFVIIFGCLMLLLAQIPSFHSLRHINLVSVLLCLAYSACTTAACIYIGSSSKGPHKNYSLNGNSQSRVFGVFNANAIIATTFGNGIIPEIQATIAPPVKGKMFKGLCVCYAVVTMTFFSVTISGYWAFGNQSEGLILSNFLDDGKPLVPKWFIFMINLFTILQLSTVGVVYLQPTNEVLERAFADPTSKEFSARNVIPRAVSRSMSVILATIIAAMLPFFGDINEVIGAFGYIPLDFILPVVLYNLTFKPSKRSPIFVLNTTIAVVFSILGVLAAIAAVRQISLDAKTYQLFANV